In Onthophagus taurus isolate NC chromosome 6, IU_Otau_3.0, whole genome shotgun sequence, a genomic segment contains:
- the LOC111422701 gene encoding uncharacterized protein, translating into MDKKKVSAVGICLSAAEMLVVKLKEKKQRKKRRFGRRPMNRNRDKGSSQQEVAWNFKIGKTTVHCIIKETTEAIYKVLQPLVLLEPTKETFTAIATDFFNKWQLPNCSGAVDGKNIYIQAPKNGSLFYNYKQSFSIVLMVDANYKFSMVDIGVYGSNHDGAIFMESVFGAALLNGNLNLPLPKELPGTNVVLPHFLVGDQAFPLHENIMRPYPGQHLGVEKNIFNYRISRGRRVVENIWNFNSAMV; encoded by the exons ATGGATAAGAAAAAAGTAAGTGCCGTTGGTATTTGTTTATCCGCTGCCGAAATGTTAGTCGTTAAACTGAAAGAAAAGAAGCAAAGAAAAAAGCGACGTTTTGGGAGGAGACCTATGAATAGAAATCGGGATA agGGTTCTTCACAGCAAGAAGTGGCATGGAACTTTAAAATTGGGAAGACTACCGTACACTGCATCATTAAAGAAACTACAGAAGCAATTTATAAAGTATTACAACCTTTGGTATTATTAGAGCCCACCAAggaaacttttactgcaattgcgacagatttttttaataaatggcAATTACCAAATTGTTCTGGTGCAGTGGATGGCAAGAACATCTACATCCAAGCGCCAAAAAATGGAAGTctgttttataattataaacaatcatTTAGCATTGTTTTAATGGTAGATGCAAATTATAAGTTTTCAATGGTGGACATTGGTGTTTATGGTTCCAATCATGATGGCGCTATATTTATGGAAAGTGTTTTTGGAGCAGCACTGttaaatggaaatttaaacCTTCCACTACCAAAAGAATTACCGGGAACAAATGTTGTCTTGCCTCATTTTCTTGTAGGAGATCAAGCATTTCCACTACATGAGAACATTATGAGGCCATATCCAGGACAACATTTAGgggttgaaaaaaatatcttcaacTACAGAATTTCCAGAGGTAGGAGAGtagttgaaaatatttggaaTTTTAACAGCGCGATGGTGTAA